From the genome of Halobellus litoreus, one region includes:
- a CDS encoding aerobic carbon-monoxide dehydrogenase large subunit codes for MSSETDDIPVADTEYQHDDDGGPDPEKHHGHGRGGMGEEVKRKEDKRFITGRGNYVDDIKKPGMLHCEIVRSPHAHARVNEIDKSRALNLDGVVAVLTAEDLAAHELATMPTLMDDTQDVLVNDKVKFQSQEVAAVIATDRYVAKDGAEKVEVDYEVLDPVVTAEEALEADAPLIRDELEDQEDNHIFDWDVGDKEATDEVFEEADVTVEEQMEYQRLHPAPIETCGCVADWDPGKDKITVHLTSQAPHAHRTLFSQVSGIPEHKVRIVSPDIGGGFGNKVPIYPGYVVAAAASVVLEQPVKWMEERSENIQTTGFARDYDMTGELAATEDGIIKGVRTDVLANHGAYNAVAQPSKFPAGFFNIFTGSYDIEAAYGSLTAAFTNTAPGGVAYRCSFRVTEAVYLIERMVKVLAQELDMDPAEIRRRNFIPADAFPYESATGWNYDSGDYEKALDKALEMADYDHYREEQKRRIEEDADKLIGIGISSFTEVVGAGPGKSCDIAGIEMFDSADIRVNPTGNAVLRVGVQTQGQGHETTFAQIVAEELGMDVDNISVEHGDTDTDPYGLGTYGSRSTPVAGAATAVAARKVREKAKSIAANELEAAEEDIEWDRESGEFHVAGAPDRSITITEIAAGAYMNHPSSEEPGLEAVNYYDPPEMTYPFGSYIVVVEVDRETGEVDFEKFVAVDDCGNRINPMVIEGQIHGGLAQGIGTAMMEHVTYDENGNCTGGDFMNYLLPTANEIPNFETGYTVTPSPHHPIGAKGVGESPTVGSPPAIVNAVVDAMAHAGTTHVEMPMTPDVVWEALDEAGLSLDPSQNVHFEFEGGQSEEPADD; via the coding sequence ATGAGCAGCGAAACCGACGACATTCCGGTCGCGGACACGGAGTATCAACACGACGACGACGGCGGCCCCGACCCCGAGAAGCACCACGGCCACGGCCGCGGTGGGATGGGTGAGGAGGTCAAGCGCAAGGAGGACAAGCGCTTCATCACCGGCCGCGGCAACTACGTCGACGACATCAAGAAGCCGGGGATGCTCCACTGCGAGATCGTCCGGAGCCCGCACGCGCACGCTCGCGTCAACGAGATCGACAAGTCGCGCGCGCTGAATCTCGACGGCGTCGTCGCCGTGCTGACCGCCGAGGACCTGGCGGCGCACGAACTGGCGACGATGCCGACGCTGATGGACGACACCCAGGACGTCCTCGTCAACGACAAGGTCAAGTTCCAGTCACAGGAGGTCGCCGCGGTGATCGCGACCGACCGGTACGTCGCGAAGGACGGCGCGGAGAAGGTCGAGGTCGACTACGAGGTGCTCGATCCCGTCGTCACCGCCGAAGAGGCGCTGGAGGCGGACGCGCCGCTGATCCGCGACGAGCTCGAAGACCAGGAGGACAACCACATCTTCGACTGGGACGTCGGCGACAAGGAAGCGACCGACGAGGTGTTCGAGGAGGCCGACGTCACCGTCGAAGAGCAGATGGAGTACCAGCGGCTGCACCCCGCGCCGATCGAGACCTGCGGGTGCGTCGCCGACTGGGACCCCGGCAAGGACAAGATCACGGTCCATCTCACCTCACAGGCGCCGCACGCGCACCGGACCCTGTTCTCGCAGGTGTCGGGCATCCCCGAGCACAAGGTGCGCATCGTCAGCCCCGACATCGGCGGCGGCTTCGGCAACAAGGTGCCGATCTACCCGGGGTACGTCGTCGCGGCCGCCGCATCGGTCGTGCTCGAACAGCCCGTGAAGTGGATGGAGGAGCGCTCCGAGAACATCCAGACCACCGGGTTCGCCCGCGACTACGACATGACCGGCGAACTCGCCGCCACCGAGGACGGGATCATCAAGGGCGTCCGGACGGACGTGCTGGCGAACCACGGCGCGTACAACGCCGTCGCCCAGCCGTCGAAGTTCCCGGCGGGCTTCTTCAACATCTTCACCGGTTCCTACGACATCGAGGCGGCGTACGGGTCGCTGACGGCGGCGTTCACCAACACCGCCCCCGGCGGCGTCGCCTATCGCTGTTCGTTCCGCGTGACGGAGGCCGTCTACCTCATCGAGCGGATGGTGAAGGTGCTCGCCCAGGAACTGGATATGGACCCCGCGGAGATCCGACGGAGGAACTTCATCCCCGCGGACGCGTTCCCCTACGAGAGCGCGACCGGGTGGAACTACGACTCCGGGGACTACGAGAAGGCCCTGGACAAGGCCCTGGAGATGGCCGACTACGACCACTACCGCGAGGAGCAGAAGCGCCGGATCGAGGAGGACGCCGACAAGCTCATCGGCATCGGCATCTCCTCGTTCACCGAGGTCGTCGGCGCGGGGCCGGGCAAGTCCTGCGACATCGCGGGCATCGAGATGTTCGACTCGGCGGACATCCGGGTGAACCCGACCGGAAACGCCGTCCTCAGGGTCGGCGTCCAGACGCAGGGACAAGGTCACGAGACCACGTTCGCACAGATCGTCGCCGAGGAGTTGGGGATGGACGTCGACAACATCTCCGTCGAGCACGGCGACACCGACACCGACCCGTACGGACTGGGCACCTACGGCTCCCGTTCGACGCCAGTTGCGGGGGCGGCCACCGCGGTCGCCGCCCGGAAGGTCCGCGAGAAGGCCAAATCCATCGCCGCGAACGAGTTGGAGGCCGCCGAGGAGGACATCGAGTGGGACCGCGAATCCGGCGAATTCCACGTCGCGGGCGCGCCCGACCGCTCGATCACGATCACCGAGATCGCCGCCGGCGCGTACATGAACCATCCCAGTTCGGAAGAGCCCGGGCTGGAGGCGGTGAACTACTACGACCCGCCTGAGATGACGTACCCGTTCGGCTCCTACATCGTCGTCGTCGAGGTCGACAGGGAGACCGGCGAGGTCGACTTCGAGAAGTTCGTCGCGGTCGACGACTGCGGCAACCGCATCAACCCGATGGTCATCGAGGGGCAGATCCACGGCGGCCTGGCCCAGGGCATCGGGACCGCGATGATGGAGCACGTCACTTACGACGAGAACGGCAACTGCACGGGCGGGGACTTCATGAACTACCTGCTGCCGACGGCCAACGAGATCCCCAACTTCGAGACGGGCTACACGGTGACGCCGTCGCCGCACCACCCGATCGGCGCGAAGGGCGTCGGCGAGTCGCCGACCGTGGGGTCGCCGCCGGCAATCGTCAACGCGGTGGTCGACGCGATGGCCCACGCCGGCACGACGCACGTCGAGATGCCGATGACGCCCGACGTGGTCTGGGAGGCGCTCGACGAGGCCGGCCTGTCGCTCGATCCGAGCCAGAACGTGCACTTCGAGTTCGAGGGCGGACAGAGTGAAGAACCAGCAGACGACTGA
- a CDS encoding (2Fe-2S)-binding protein: MTDEREITLTINGTERTLEVEPRRLLVHAIREDLDMTGTHIGCDTGNCGACTVLRDGEPIKSCLMFATQADGSEIMTVEGMEDLPESDGELHPLQEGFHEEHGLQCGYCTPGMLMAGKALLDENPDPDEAEIREAISGNLCRCTGYQNIVKSIEYAADELAAQPATDGGTAAVEPGSSADVAANAPGTTGDADGPTAADDADGSDQFDGYDTEGGFSCGVENCCGGPSTDAEHHGDNA, from the coding sequence GTGACTGACGAACGCGAAATCACGCTGACGATCAACGGAACCGAACGCACGCTCGAAGTCGAACCGCGACGGCTGCTCGTCCACGCGATCCGGGAGGACCTGGACATGACGGGCACGCACATCGGCTGCGACACCGGCAACTGCGGGGCCTGCACGGTCCTTCGGGACGGCGAACCGATCAAGTCCTGTCTGATGTTCGCCACGCAGGCCGACGGCAGCGAGATCATGACCGTCGAGGGGATGGAGGACCTCCCCGAGTCCGACGGCGAGCTCCACCCGCTCCAGGAGGGATTCCACGAGGAACACGGCCTGCAGTGCGGCTACTGCACGCCCGGAATGTTGATGGCGGGGAAGGCGCTCCTCGACGAGAATCCCGACCCCGACGAGGCGGAGATCCGGGAGGCGATCAGCGGCAACCTCTGTCGGTGCACCGGCTATCAGAACATCGTGAAATCGATCGAGTACGCCGCCGACGAACTCGCCGCACAGCCGGCGACAGACGGCGGGACCGCGGCGGTCGAGCCCGGGTCGTCGGCGGACGTCGCCGCGAACGCCCCGGGAACGACCGGTGACGCGGACGGTCCGACGGCGGCCGACGACGCGGACGGTTCCGACCAGTTCGACGGGTACGATACCGAGGGCGGGTTCTCCTGCGGCGTCGAGAACTGCTGCGGCGGCCCATCGACCGACGCCGAACATCACGGAGACAACGCATGA